The proteins below come from a single Desulfitobacterium metallireducens DSM 15288 genomic window:
- a CDS encoding asparaginase yields MEKVLLIATGGTIAMRKDGYGKAVPAVSGFDLLESLPNLRKETQWEIVDFSNVASCNMSPEKMLELARIVENNFHNSSIKGVIITHGTDTLEETAYFLDLTIRDTRPIILTASQRDASEQDSDGPRNLRNAMLIAKNEQAVGRGVVIALNEEIHAARDVRKLHTSHVDAFNSGESGALGGIDNEDVIWHRKPEPSVNFGLPQRLANVIICKVFTGMSPFILECFLNEKIEGLVIEAFGRGNLPPELMPIIQEFIARKIPVVVTSRCLFGRTAPAYGYPGGGADLERSGVWFASDLSTEKVRLLMSIALGKGIEPLELKKVLARGGVQ; encoded by the coding sequence TTGGAAAAAGTTCTTTTAATCGCAACAGGGGGAACAATTGCTATGCGCAAGGATGGCTATGGCAAGGCAGTCCCCGCTGTGAGCGGTTTTGATCTGTTAGAGAGTCTTCCTAATCTTCGGAAAGAAACCCAATGGGAAATCGTTGATTTTAGTAATGTGGCCAGTTGTAATATGTCACCCGAGAAGATGTTAGAACTCGCGCGGATCGTTGAAAATAACTTCCATAATTCCAGTATCAAGGGGGTCATAATAACCCATGGAACGGACACCTTGGAGGAGACCGCTTATTTCTTAGATCTCACGATTCGCGATACGCGTCCGATTATTCTCACGGCATCTCAACGGGATGCATCTGAGCAGGACTCGGATGGACCGAGAAATCTACGTAATGCGATGTTAATTGCGAAAAATGAACAGGCAGTTGGACGAGGAGTCGTGATTGCACTCAATGAAGAAATTCATGCTGCACGCGATGTTCGTAAACTTCACACGAGTCATGTTGATGCTTTTAATTCTGGAGAAAGCGGTGCTTTAGGGGGAATCGATAATGAGGATGTCATTTGGCATCGTAAGCCTGAACCTTCAGTTAATTTTGGACTCCCTCAACGTTTAGCGAATGTAATAATCTGTAAGGTATTTACAGGGATGTCACCCTTTATCCTCGAATGCTTTCTGAATGAGAAAATCGAGGGTTTGGTCATAGAAGCTTTTGGCAGAGGAAACTTACCACCAGAACTAATGCCAATAATTCAAGAGTTTATTGCACGGAAAATCCCAGTCGTGGTAACCTCACGCTGCTTATTTGGTAGAACCGCACCCGCGTACGGGTATCCCGGTGGAGGTGCAGACCTAGAACGTTCCGGGGTTTGGTTCGCCTCAGATCTTTCAACAGAAAAAGTCCGGTTACTTATGAGTATCGCCTTGGGGAAAGGTATTGAACCACTAGAGCTGAAAAAAGTTTTGGCCCGTGGTGGCGTCCAGTAA
- a CDS encoding DUF5714 domain-containing protein: MDLLQNQDKNKNTATSSCUGTISSAGQHNESNTENCQICGGKLEYFDLGRELICVQCGKREIGNISCPNGHYVCDECHGKGLFDTVKEYVLSSKSANPFEIAEYLMDQNNIPMLGCENAWIAAGALMAAIKNEGTLKVTDDQIVEVLNRTKRQAIGGYCGLTGVCGIAPAIGSCFSVLLGAACSKDQETAMTMKVVARIVDKISDETGPCCCKNFVRTALSEAILFVERYFTVFLPSPSKTIICTHSSRHPHGCRESRCSYFK, from the coding sequence ATGGACCTACTTCAGAATCAGGATAAAAATAAAAACACCGCGACATCGAGTTGTTGAGGAACGATTTCGAGTGCTGGTCAGCACAATGAATCTAATACTGAGAACTGCCAAATCTGTGGGGGAAAATTAGAATACTTCGATTTAGGAAGAGAATTGATTTGCGTTCAATGTGGGAAAAGAGAAATTGGCAATATTTCTTGTCCCAATGGACACTATGTCTGCGATGAATGTCATGGGAAAGGTCTTTTCGATACGGTAAAAGAATACGTTTTAAGCAGTAAATCGGCAAATCCTTTTGAAATTGCCGAATATCTAATGGACCAGAACAATATTCCTATGCTCGGTTGCGAAAATGCGTGGATAGCAGCAGGCGCTTTGATGGCAGCAATCAAGAATGAAGGAACACTCAAGGTTACGGATGATCAGATTGTTGAAGTACTGAATAGAACAAAGAGACAAGCCATTGGAGGATATTGTGGACTCACAGGAGTATGCGGAATTGCCCCAGCCATTGGTTCCTGCTTTAGTGTCCTTTTAGGTGCGGCTTGTTCGAAAGATCAAGAAACAGCGATGACTATGAAAGTAGTCGCGAGAATCGTGGATAAGATTAGCGACGAAACGGGTCCTTGTTGCTGTAAAAACTTTGTAAGAACGGCTTTAAGTGAGGCTATTTTATTCGTTGAAAGGTATTTTACTGTTTTCTTGCCTTCACCAAGTAAAACAATTATTTGTACTCACAGTTCACGTCACCCTCATGGATGCAGAGAATCTAGATGTTCCTATTTTAAATAA
- a CDS encoding (2Fe-2S)-binding protein: MLKLSGDSNIISTCPICNGMGQKVRMETVEHQIQPSIEIEAEQFFLCRTPECEVAYYTQDGHKTIFQDELINKIWFKNISSPITICYCANVTEEEILHHVAVAQCCSTLDDIKKHTGANTGCDCLTKNPAGLUCSAVVQSVIAKGLAMRKMEK; the protein is encoded by the coding sequence ATGCTTAAGTTATCCGGAGACTCTAATATAATCTCAACCTGCCCTATATGTAACGGGATGGGTCAGAAAGTACGTATGGAAACGGTTGAACATCAAATACAACCTAGTATTGAAATTGAAGCGGAACAGTTTTTTCTCTGTAGAACTCCTGAATGTGAAGTTGCTTACTATACTCAGGATGGCCATAAAACCATATTTCAAGACGAATTGATCAATAAGATCTGGTTTAAAAATATTTCATCGCCGATTACGATTTGTTATTGTGCAAATGTTACAGAGGAGGAAATCTTACATCATGTAGCCGTAGCTCAATGTTGCTCTACCTTAGACGATATAAAGAAACATACAGGAGCGAATACCGGATGTGATTGTCTCACGAAAAACCCTGCTGGTCTCTGATGTTCAGCTGTGGTGCAATCGGTGATTGCCAAAGGTCTGGCTATGAGAAAAATGGAGAAGTAA
- a CDS encoding cupin domain-containing protein produces the protein MIVAHQRDVLGTRMSSADAENVLKKVLISPNEGWGGYVMRSFEIGPYGHTPKHQHAWPHINYILGGKGILHLDGKDYPVEAGSFAYVPGDQIHQFQNISSEPFAFICIVPEEGDK, from the coding sequence ATGATTGTTGCCCATCAACGAGATGTCCTTGGAACGCGTATGAGCAGTGCTGATGCTGAAAACGTGCTAAAAAAAGTCTTGATTTCTCCCAATGAGGGTTGGGGCGGCTATGTTATGCGTTCATTTGAAATTGGCCCTTACGGTCATACGCCTAAGCACCAACATGCTTGGCCTCATATCAATTATATTTTAGGAGGCAAGGGAATTCTTCACCTTGACGGTAAAGACTATCCGGTTGAAGCAGGATCTTTTGCTTATGTGCCAGGAGATCAAATTCATCAGTTTCAGAATATAAGCTCAGAACCTTTCGCCTTTATTTGTATTGTCCCAGAAGAAGGAGATAAATAA
- a CDS encoding DUF2975 domain-containing protein encodes MLILGEKSLSVLVKWILDLVFLGGLAITITLPYGLRWYLNTLHSTSSENYSFMLGFLYFTGIVCLALVNEIRKIFKTLNRRNPFMMDNVKSLNRVGWACFIIAAAYILKIFFYNSVLTTIITMIFIIAGLFSIVLAEVFRQAIEVKEENDLTI; translated from the coding sequence ATGTTAATCTTGGGCGAAAAAAGCTTATCTGTTTTAGTAAAATGGATTCTGGATTTGGTTTTCCTGGGCGGACTAGCAATCACAATCACCCTACCCTATGGATTGAGATGGTATTTGAATACGCTACATTCTACGAGCAGCGAAAATTATTCTTTTATGCTTGGATTCCTCTATTTTACCGGAATCGTATGTCTTGCGTTAGTGAATGAGATTCGAAAGATCTTTAAAACCCTCAATCGAAGAAATCCTTTCATGATGGATAATGTGAAAAGTTTGAACCGAGTAGGATGGGCTTGCTTTATCATTGCAGCCGCTTATATTCTGAAAATCTTTTTCTACAACTCTGTTCTTACCACAATTATTACCATGATTTTTATCATTGCTGGACTTTTTTCCATCGTTCTGGCTGAAGTCTTCCGTCAGGCCATCGAGGTTAAAGAAGAAAATGATTTAACGATATAG
- a CDS encoding helix-turn-helix domain-containing protein, with protein sequence MGIVVNLDVMMAKRKMSLSELAAKVDITLANLSILKNNKAKAIRLTTLEAICQSLDCQPGDILEYRPD encoded by the coding sequence ATGGGAATCGTCGTAAATTTAGACGTCATGATGGCTAAAAGAAAAATGAGCCTGTCAGAATTAGCCGCCAAAGTGGATATTACCTTGGCAAACTTATCGATCTTAAAAAACAATAAAGCAAAGGCCATTCGGCTTACGACTCTGGAGGCTATTTGCCAATCATTGGACTGCCAGCCAGGGGATATTTTAGAGTACAGGCCGGACTAA
- a CDS encoding DUF4153 domain-containing protein yields the protein MEQTRIQLTENQIEGLTNKKGITLLLGSLVLGLLFNFLFYRKSLGLSYPLYITALYTFLFWSIKKKPKLKLDFIGLLGISIIALSFTYFFFSSPFFHVLNFLLIPILVVAHTLLLTSNSRFKWFEASFFLDMLNGIFIRPLENCLKPFSLIISNTKRITILEKSTVMLKVLMGLILTIPLLIIIVPLLASADDVFHHFIDQIPNLFQAINLSYFIPQFLIVTVVTCLVFSYIWSLFYSKPKFGKGISNLEILSPGKFLDPITVTTLLIVIDALYVFFIAIQFSYLFGSLTDSLPHDFTFAQYARKGFFELVDVTLINLVLLIGNMYFVKASGKKLDSVVRILNTILVMSTFIMLLSAHFRMSLYEDAYGFTYLRVLTHAFMGYLFVLFVVSFIKIWRQSIPLFKSFVVISIVAYTLLNYISVDKIIVKENITRYTEGKPIDVYYLTTLSYDAIPPLVEFMDQTHDLSLITSFNNGLNNKKTMLNQETPWQSFNLSKYRAQESLKESFK from the coding sequence ATGGAGCAAACCCGTATTCAACTCACAGAAAACCAGATTGAAGGTCTCACAAATAAGAAGGGGATCACTCTTTTATTGGGTTCTCTTGTCCTTGGTCTCTTGTTTAATTTTTTATTCTATAGGAAATCTCTAGGGTTGTCCTATCCTCTATACATAACTGCACTGTATACTTTTTTATTCTGGAGTATAAAAAAGAAACCTAAACTAAAATTAGATTTTATTGGACTGCTGGGAATATCGATCATCGCGCTTTCATTTACTTATTTCTTTTTCTCAAGTCCATTCTTTCACGTCCTCAATTTTCTTCTCATCCCCATTTTGGTCGTCGCCCATACCCTTCTTCTCACCTCAAACAGTCGGTTTAAATGGTTTGAAGCGTCATTTTTCCTGGATATGCTTAATGGGATCTTCATTCGTCCTCTGGAAAACTGCCTCAAGCCTTTTTCATTGATAATTTCAAATACAAAAAGGATAACGATTTTAGAGAAATCGACGGTTATGCTAAAGGTTCTGATGGGTTTAATCCTTACGATCCCTTTGTTAATCATCATCGTTCCCCTTCTAGCATCCGCCGATGATGTCTTCCATCATTTTATTGATCAGATTCCGAATCTATTTCAAGCCATCAACCTCAGTTATTTTATTCCCCAATTTCTTATTGTTACGGTGGTAACCTGCCTCGTTTTTAGTTATATTTGGAGCCTCTTTTATTCAAAGCCTAAATTCGGAAAGGGAATTTCCAACCTAGAAATTCTCTCTCCTGGCAAGTTTCTCGATCCCATTACGGTCACAACTCTATTGATCGTGATAGACGCTCTTTATGTCTTTTTTATCGCCATTCAATTTTCCTATCTCTTTGGGAGTCTAACTGACAGCCTGCCTCATGATTTCACATTCGCCCAATATGCACGCAAAGGATTCTTCGAACTGGTTGATGTGACTCTCATCAATCTTGTTCTTCTGATCGGAAACATGTACTTTGTTAAAGCCTCTGGGAAAAAGTTGGACAGTGTTGTGAGAATATTAAATACAATCCTGGTGATGAGCACGTTCATTATGTTGTTATCGGCTCACTTCAGAATGTCATTGTACGAAGATGCCTATGGCTTTACCTATCTGAGAGTCTTAACCCATGCTTTTATGGGGTACCTTTTTGTCTTGTTTGTCGTATCTTTTATTAAAATATGGCGTCAATCCATACCCTTATTCAAATCTTTTGTTGTCATTTCGATTGTTGCCTATACGCTGCTGAACTATATTAGTGTAGATAAAATAATTGTGAAGGAAAATATCACGCGCTACACCGAGGGAAAGCCCATAGACGTCTACTATTTAACAACACTTTCTTATGATGCAATTCCGCCGCTTGTAGAATTTATGGATCAAACTCACGACTTGAGTTTGATCACATCGTTCAATAATGGTCTTAACAATAAAAAAACAATGCTCAATCAAGAAACACCTTGGCAGTCTTTCAATCTTTCTAAGTACAGAGCACAGGAAAGTCTTAAAGAAAGTTTTAAATGA
- a CDS encoding ABC transporter permease, with translation MEFWILFQREYREKVCSKTFILSTLLGLVVILGLSFAPAIMDKIKSADKQQIIVLETSGRVTPFLEKNLQDKLPSGEPEFSFQIMNADDSNWSTKKREAIDQLLTGKISAVVEFSSPEAPGKVIWHSKKIEMGGASTKVKTVLQQMVTQERIQQSGLSSTQLTEILTPIPFETQAEGLRAATQEQQTQNMTLVYFLLFMLYFSLIVYGTYVANGVVEEKSSRVMEMMVASVRPMTLMASKIIGIGAVGLTQYFLWIGTGLGLLALKGKGIALVPGMSLQINTIEPLYLVYFGVFFILGFLLYAAMYAGIGATVSRTEDLQQAVGPMTFLVIIGFLLAMFTLTSPNNPWIAGLSYVPFFTPMVLFARIVLTSIPTFYVLLGILDLIISTILFIWIGGKLYRVCILLNGKVSWRQIGRLIRQR, from the coding sequence ATGGAATTCTGGATTTTATTTCAGAGAGAATATCGTGAGAAAGTTTGCAGCAAAACATTTATTCTCTCCACGCTCTTAGGGTTAGTTGTTATTTTGGGGTTATCCTTTGCCCCCGCCATCATGGATAAGATTAAGTCTGCAGATAAACAGCAAATTATTGTTCTTGAAACGAGCGGACGGGTTACTCCTTTTTTAGAGAAAAACCTTCAGGATAAACTGCCTAGCGGTGAACCGGAATTTTCTTTCCAAATCATGAATGCTGATGATTCCAATTGGTCAACGAAGAAAAGAGAAGCAATAGACCAACTCTTAACAGGTAAAATTTCAGCTGTTGTTGAATTTTCTTCACCAGAAGCACCGGGTAAAGTAATTTGGCACTCAAAAAAAATTGAAATGGGAGGAGCATCTACTAAGGTAAAAACCGTTCTACAGCAGATGGTGACTCAGGAGCGCATTCAACAGAGTGGCCTTTCTTCAACCCAGCTTACTGAAATTTTGACCCCGATTCCTTTTGAAACACAAGCGGAGGGGCTTAGAGCAGCAACTCAAGAACAACAAACTCAAAATATGACCCTGGTCTATTTTCTCCTTTTTATGCTTTACTTTTCGTTAATCGTTTATGGGACGTACGTAGCTAATGGCGTAGTTGAGGAAAAAAGCAGTCGAGTTATGGAAATGATGGTTGCTAGCGTTAGACCCATGACGTTGATGGCCAGCAAAATTATCGGGATCGGTGCTGTAGGGTTAACCCAGTATTTTCTTTGGATTGGGACGGGACTTGGCCTTCTCGCTTTAAAAGGGAAAGGTATAGCATTGGTCCCAGGAATGAGCCTTCAAATAAACACGATTGAACCGCTTTATTTGGTCTATTTCGGGGTTTTCTTTATCCTAGGATTTCTCTTATATGCGGCTATGTATGCTGGAATCGGGGCAACGGTTAGCCGTACTGAGGACCTTCAACAGGCTGTGGGTCCGATGACCTTTTTAGTTATTATCGGTTTTTTGCTTGCCATGTTTACCTTGACCAGCCCGAATAACCCGTGGATTGCCGGGCTATCTTATGTTCCGTTTTTTACTCCGATGGTCTTGTTTGCTCGCATCGTGTTAACATCAATTCCTACGTTCTATGTCCTCCTTGGAATTTTAGATCTCATCATCTCTACAATTCTCTTTATCTGGATAGGCGGGAAGCTTTACCGAGTCTGCATTCTTCTCAATGGAAAAGTCTCCTGGCGACAAATCGGACGTTTGATTCGGCAACGGTAA
- a CDS encoding ABC transporter ATP-binding protein — MSLDLIAVHKSFGQNRVIDNLNLSIPEGEVFGFLGPNGAGKTTTMRMIMDIIKPDQGSVTWSGKEVRLETTRTFGYLPEERGLYPKMNVHDQMRFFARLRGLSSSVAEKRILYWSNRFQLEDLLKKRTNELSKGNQQKVQFIIAILHQPKLLILDEPFSGLDPVNVELLKEAFRDLAAEKRTILFSSHRMEHIEELCQSLCIIKAGQVLAHGSVENIKKLSGRQMVHLKYKGSLDFLKAFPIKPEKPFIRNNKSEDGSSHTLNDIEFELPQGVDPQVILRGALEQGQVQHFEIGYPSLNETFIRLVGGDI, encoded by the coding sequence ATGTCTCTTGATTTAATTGCTGTCCATAAATCTTTCGGTCAAAATCGAGTTATCGATAATCTTAATCTATCCATTCCTGAAGGAGAGGTTTTTGGTTTCCTTGGCCCTAACGGTGCAGGCAAAACAACGACAATGCGCATGATCATGGATATTATTAAACCCGATCAGGGTAGTGTGACTTGGAGCGGAAAAGAGGTCCGATTGGAGACGACCCGAACTTTTGGATATCTTCCTGAAGAGCGGGGGTTATATCCCAAAATGAATGTTCATGACCAAATGCGCTTTTTTGCTCGTCTTCGAGGATTATCTTCTTCTGTGGCCGAAAAACGTATTCTTTACTGGTCTAATCGGTTTCAGTTGGAAGATCTACTGAAGAAGAGGACGAACGAACTTTCCAAAGGGAATCAGCAAAAAGTCCAATTTATTATTGCTATTTTGCATCAACCGAAACTCCTAATTCTTGATGAACCCTTCTCTGGGCTTGATCCGGTCAACGTCGAACTCCTCAAAGAAGCTTTTCGAGACCTTGCAGCAGAAAAACGAACAATTCTCTTCTCGAGCCATCGGATGGAACATATTGAAGAACTCTGCCAATCCCTTTGTATTATTAAGGCAGGGCAGGTCTTAGCTCATGGTTCTGTAGAGAACATTAAAAAGCTATCGGGCCGTCAAATGGTTCACTTAAAATACAAAGGCTCATTGGATTTTCTCAAGGCTTTTCCGATTAAACCAGAAAAACCTTTCATACGAAACAATAAATCGGAAGATGGATCTTCTCACACCTTAAATGACATCGAATTTGAACTTCCACAAGGGGTAGATCCCCAAGTAATTTTAAGAGGCGCTCTAGAGCAAGGACAAGTTCAACACTTTGAGATCGGCTATCCATCCTTGAATGAAACCTTTATTCGTTTAGTAGGAGGGGATATTTGA
- a CDS encoding D-alanyl-D-alanine carboxypeptidase family protein, with translation MTQSPSTPPTTKRPQMPPLPIKGILVSLLVVLLVVGGSIQITRPVPPVDAKATTQSITLPGQLSVSFPDQGESAVGTENLGVIASTSDQSPVAIASVTKIMTAYLVLKAHPLKPGEEGPTLTMSAQDFAGYQEGANNGHSVLKIAEGEQLTEKQMLEGLMLPSGDNIADTLGRWVAGSDQAFVDKMNETAKALGMTQTHYADASGVNPATVSNAVDQIKIAQAAMSDPIFREIVAMPQATLPVAGTVYNVNSMLGKHGIVGIKTGSMTVAGGNFVSATPVKVGSQTHYIIGAVLGQKTLQSLQSALDANAKILDQVRPQFKLYPLTEPAEGFGQITTAWHSSSPLKATEPVQIFGYPGMKLTYSINMTQNPLPIKANQAIGTLEIEQAGQTVLEVPLENSQPINAPGYFWRLIRF, from the coding sequence ATGACTCAGTCTCCCTCGACCCCACCCACTACGAAACGGCCTCAAATGCCGCCCCTTCCGATCAAAGGAATTCTCGTTTCACTTCTGGTCGTATTGCTTGTCGTAGGGGGATCTATTCAAATTACTCGCCCCGTCCCTCCAGTTGACGCCAAAGCTACCACCCAATCCATCACCTTGCCAGGTCAGCTTTCGGTATCGTTTCCGGATCAAGGCGAATCTGCCGTCGGTACAGAGAATTTGGGGGTCATTGCTTCCACTTCGGATCAATCTCCAGTTGCGATTGCCAGTGTAACTAAAATCATGACCGCTTATCTTGTCTTAAAAGCACACCCCCTAAAACCGGGTGAAGAAGGCCCCACCTTAACGATGAGTGCTCAGGATTTTGCCGGTTATCAAGAGGGAGCAAATAATGGGCATTCTGTCTTAAAGATTGCTGAAGGAGAACAACTCACCGAAAAGCAAATGCTCGAAGGATTGATGCTTCCATCCGGTGATAACATCGCTGATACCTTAGGCCGATGGGTTGCCGGTTCGGATCAGGCCTTTGTGGACAAAATGAACGAAACAGCAAAAGCCCTCGGTATGACGCAAACTCATTATGCGGATGCCAGCGGGGTTAATCCAGCAACGGTCAGCAATGCCGTCGATCAGATCAAAATTGCTCAAGCTGCCATGTCAGACCCTATCTTTCGTGAAATCGTGGCCATGCCGCAAGCAACGCTACCTGTTGCAGGAACGGTTTATAATGTGAACTCCATGCTTGGCAAGCATGGAATCGTCGGGATTAAAACGGGTTCCATGACAGTCGCCGGCGGTAATTTTGTGTCGGCAACACCTGTAAAAGTCGGCAGTCAAACTCATTATATTATTGGAGCGGTCTTAGGGCAAAAAACACTGCAATCCCTTCAAAGCGCTCTCGATGCCAATGCTAAAATCCTTGACCAGGTCCGACCTCAATTTAAACTCTATCCCTTAACCGAACCGGCTGAAGGATTTGGACAAATCACCACGGCTTGGCACAGCAGCAGCCCTTTAAAAGCAACGGAACCGGTCCAAATCTTTGGTTATCCGGGGATGAAGCTTACGTACTCCATCAATATGACTCAAAACCCATTACCGATCAAAGCTAATCAAGCAATTGGAACATTAGAAATCGAACAAGCAGGACAGACCGTTCTCGAAGTCCCTCTAGAAAATTCACAGCCCATCAACGCGCCCGGATACTTCTGGCGGCTGATTCGTTTTTAA
- a CDS encoding putative immunity protein gives MPKTRKMLSDWNAPYIQSLVKLIKTQSKSTLAHWAVDYAEGVILPLWSKHYPDDMRPQNALNAAREWLAGKIKLPEAKKQILECHAAAREADGKPAAQAAARAIGQCASTIHSARHCIGLALYGAIAVSYDTLGTKVPWEQLEQCVAVECGRMLDALRAVAVDDEPNPAKIDLKC, from the coding sequence ATGCCAAAAACACGAAAAATGTTAAGTGACTGGAACGCGCCGTATATTCAGTCGCTTGTGAAATTGATTAAAACGCAGAGCAAGTCAACACTAGCGCATTGGGCGGTTGATTATGCCGAGGGAGTTATATTGCCGCTGTGGAGCAAGCACTACCCAGACGATATGCGTCCGCAAAATGCGCTAAATGCCGCTCGGGAATGGCTTGCCGGGAAAATCAAACTACCAGAGGCTAAGAAGCAAATCCTCGAGTGCCACGCGGCTGCCCGCGAAGCCGATGGGAAGCCTGCTGCGCAAGCCGCCGCAAGGGCGATCGGTCAGTGTGCGTCGACGATTCATTCAGCACGGCACTGTATCGGACTCGCGCTCTATGGTGCGATAGCAGTTTCATATGACACTCTCGGAACCAAGGTTCCGTGGGAGCAGCTAGAGCAATGTGTCGCCGTTGAATGCGGGCGTATGCTTGATGCACTCCGTGCCGTAGCCGTTGATGATGAGCCGAACCCGGCAAAAATTGACTTGAAGTGCTGA
- a CDS encoding excinuclease ABC subunit A gives MHEILVAILDVIRHADWIIDVGPEGGSRGGQILFKGTPGDLRNCKESITANYV, from the coding sequence ATGCATGAAATTTTAGTAGCCATACTCGATGTCATTCGTCATGCCGATTGGATTATTGACGTGGGTCCTGAGGGCGGTAGCAGAGGCGGTCAGATTCTTTTTAAAGGAACACCGGGTGACTTGAGAAACTGCAAGGAGTCAATTACGGCAAATTACGTGTAA
- a CDS encoding YkvA family protein: MKKFDESAAINMFSGYVSKGEDILKNPSKVEETIKKALEKAKESRGPLDEIWHDLQLMFGIAGDWVKGNYREVPVGSIAAIIGALLYFISPVDLIPDVIPGVGLIDDVFVLSIAIRQVRSDLRKYEQWKNA; this comes from the coding sequence ATGAAAAAGTTTGATGAAAGTGCCGCAATCAATATGTTCTCTGGCTATGTTAGTAAGGGCGAAGATATTTTAAAGAATCCAAGCAAGGTTGAAGAAACCATAAAAAAGGCCTTGGAAAAGGCTAAAGAAAGTAGAGGCCCACTTGATGAAATATGGCATGATCTTCAGCTTATGTTTGGAATAGCAGGTGATTGGGTAAAAGGGAATTACAGAGAAGTACCTGTTGGATCTATCGCGGCTATTATTGGAGCATTGCTTTATTTTATATCACCAGTTGATCTGATCCCAGATGTAATTCCTGGAGTCGGTTTAATTGATGATGTTTTTGTACTTTCGATAGCCATAAGACAAGTAAGGTCAGATTTACGAAAATATGAACAATGGAAGAATGCATGA